In Methanobacterium sp., the sequence GGTCAAAGCTAAACAAACAGCGAATTGAAAAACTTATGAAAAAAGGTCTGATGAATCCCCGGGGATTGGAAAAGGTGGAAGCCGCTAAAAAGGATGGTTCATGGAATTTTATGGATGATATTGAAGATCTGGTGGTTCCAGAAGATTTGAAAAATGCTTTGAACAAGGATAAAATAGCCTTTGATAATTTTGAGGCATTCAGTGGTTCAGTTAAAAAACAGGTATTGTACTGGATTGCTAGTGCTAAAAAGGATGAAACACGAATTAAAAGAATTGAAAAAACTCTTGAAAGTATCAAAAAAGGGGAAACTCCCTTTTAATAAATTTTAATAGATCGAGTTTATTAAATTTATATAAATATCCGTAGTTGTAGTAAAATAAATGTGGAAGGTGTGTGGAAGATAAGCGGATATCCTTTGATTGAAGAATAAATCAAATATTCTGGAAACTTACACGTTAATGGAATATATTTTCTATTCTTTTTAAGGGGAATAATCTTTTTTTTAAGGGAATAATTCTCAATCCCCTTTCAATGGGATGTATATTTCAGATTTATTCCCGGATAAGATCCACCATTCCATCTGGTCGTTCTTCAATTTCACCCTTCTGGATCAGATCATTAATAACTCCTTTTATCCGGCTTATTGCAGGTTTACGGGTTACTTTGGCTCCGAATAGTCGTGAAACTTCTCGAATCAGTTCATCCACATGGGTGGCGTACTGTGATTTTAAGATGATTCTCACTGCAGCCGCAATTTCCTCTGGACTTATGAGGTCCATCTTAGCGGGGGTTTTACCTGTTCTCCTGCGAACCACCACCGGGGCATCTTTATAATATAAAAAGTCACCTTTCTGGATTATCTGACCATCCATCAATCCCAGATTGATGGCTTCTTTCATAACAGCCTGCACACGTCTTCCAGCCCGACTGAGTCCCCAGTAAGTTCTCACTCGTTTTACAACTTCGTCATAGTGTATGGGGCCTTCTATTTCCACTACTTTCATAGCTGCCCGGGCAATGTCTCCCACTGGCTGACTGTGGAATTCCCCGGAAACAACAACACC encodes:
- a CDS encoding YdeI family protein produces the protein MSKSLRDQFQRFYARNREEWRWWLTEHHETSPGVWLIYYKKNSEKTGISYDDAVEEALSFGWIDSKVNTLDEERYMQVFTPRKPGSTWSKLNKQRIEKLMKKGLMNPRGLEKVEAAKKDGSWNFMDDIEDLVVPEDLKNALNKDKIAFDNFEAFSGSVKKQVLYWIASAKKDETRIKRIEKTLESIKKGETPF